In the genome of Myxococcus guangdongensis, the window GTGACGTACGCTCTCCTGGGCTCGGTGTCGACGTGGCACAGGCGGAGATGAAGAGCAGGAGTGCGGCGCAGGCGCGAAATCGCATGGTCTCGTTCTGGTCGATGCGGTGAGCCGTGGGTGATGCCGGCTGCTCGTGGAGTATGTCAGCAACGCTGACGGCTACAGGTGTTGATGGAAGTAGCGCGCCGTCTCCTCCCACAGGCGCTCGGCGAGCGCGGGGTCGGACACCCTGTGCCCCATGCCGCTCAGGGGGATGAGCTCGTGGGGCTGGCCCGCGCGGAACAGCGCGTCCGACAGCTTGAGCGCCTGGGAGAAGAGGACGTTGTCGTCCGCGGTGCCGTGCACCACCAGCAGCTTGCCCATGGGCTTGTCGGCCTTCACGTGCGTGAGCAGCGAGGCCTGCTCGTAGGCCTGGGGCTGCTCTTCCGGCAGACCGAAGAAGCGCTCCGTCAGGTGTGAGTCGTAGTCCCGCCAGTCCGTCACCGCGGACACGGCCACCGCGGCCTTGAAGACCTCTGGGTGCGTGAGCACCGCCAACGCGGACATGTAGCCGCCGTTGCTCGCGCCCGTGATTCCCACGCGACTCAGGTCCAGCTCCGGCACCTCGGCCGCGAGCGCTCGCAGCGCGGCCACCTGCTCGTCGAGAATCCGGCGCGGCCAGTCGTACTTCGGCTTGCGCAGCTTCGCGTCCGCCGTGGGCGACACGCCGCGCCCGTCGAGCTTCACCACGATGAAGCCCTGGTCCGCCAACCACTGGTCCGTGAAATGCTGCGTCATGCTCTGGGAGACCATGGCCATGCCGGGCCCTCCGTAGATGTCCACGATGACCGGCAGCTTCACCCCGGGCTTCGCGTCTCGCGGACGCACCAGTGACGTGGGATAGCGCTCCTTGCCCACGTGCCGTACCTCCACGCGCGGCTGCAGCGTCGGCTCCTTCGCCAGCGAGGGCAGCTCTCCCACCCGCGTGCCATCCGCCTTCAGCACCGTGGTGTTCTTCATCCGCCGCGGTCCTTCGGCGCTCAGTGCCAGGAATCCGCCTCGCTGGGAGAGCTTCGCCTGCTCCAGCGCGGGACGCTCGGTGGTGACACGCGTCGGCTTGCCTCCAGGGCTCAGTCGCCACACGTAGCGCTCCTCCGACGCGGGGCCGCCGGAGAAGTACACCGTGCCGTCCTGCTCCACGTAGCCGACCAGGTCGTAGAAGCCCGCGTCGGGCGGCACGAGCGAGCGCACGAGCTTGCCCGTGGCATCGCGCAGCTCCAGCTCACCGGCCCCGTTGCGCTCGGTGTACCAGAGGAACCCGCTCCCGTCCGCGAGCCACTGGGGGAACGTCTGGTGCAACGTGAGCCAGGCGTCGTCCTTCTCCACGAGCAGCGTGCGCGTGCGCCCCGTCCTCGGGTCCACCGCGAGCAACAGCTCCTCCGTCTGCGCGCGGTTCTGCACCAGCACCGTCAGCGGTCCCTTCGCGGGCCAGCGCACCGTGGCGAGATAGGGATACTTCCCCGCATCCCACTGCACCCACGTCGTCTTTCCTCCCGTGACGGGGATGATGCCCAGGCGCACCTGAGCGTTGGGCTTGCCCGCGCGCGGATAGGCGAGCCGCTGCTCCTCCCGCTCGGGATTCAGCGCGTCCGGGACGATGAGCTTCTCCACGCCGCTCGTGTCGGACTCCGTGTAGGCCAGGGACTTCCCGTCCGGGCTCCACCAGTAGCCGGAGAAGCGCATCATCTCGGCGGCGGCGATGAACTCCGGCGTCCCGTGGCTCCTGCCCTCCGTGCCGCCCTTCGTCACCGCGCGCTCGGTGTTCGTCGCGAGGTCCAGGCGATACACGTCGTGGCCCCGCACGTAGGCCACCTGCGTCGCATCTGGCGAGAAGCGCACGTCCATCGCGCCCGTGCCCGTCTTCAGCTCCGTCACCTTCCCGGTGGCGCGCGTGACGACGTACTGCTTGCCCGACATCCCCACGAGCAGCTTCTCGCCGTCCTCGGACAGCGCGTAGGAGCTCAGGCCCCGCGGTGAGGCGCGCGCGGGCTCGACTCGCAGCTTCGCCTCGGCGGTGAGGCCCTCCTGTGCTCGCTGGAGGAGGCTCTCCGCGGTGAGGTGCTCGCGCGTCTGTCCCGTGGCGGTGTCGAACGCGTGGAGTGAGACGGCACGCGAGCCCTCCGCGGTGCGCAGGAAGAAGAGCGTCCGTTCATCCGGCGTGAAGCTCGTGGCCATCGGCCGGCCACTGTTGAAGTAGCGCGTCTCCGTGAGCTGACGGATGAAGCTCTCCGTCTTCGGCGCCGACGCGGAAGGAGGCTGGGCGAGAACGGGCGCGCTCAGCAGGACCAGGGCGGTGAGGAGGGTTCGCATGGGGTGGGGGCGGAGTCATCGGGAGGATGGCTCACGAGGTGAGGAGACCATGTCATCCCGTGGGCGAGGCGCGTGGAAGTGCCCCTCGGT includes:
- a CDS encoding S9 family peptidase — encoded protein: MRTLLTALVLLSAPVLAQPPSASAPKTESFIRQLTETRYFNSGRPMATSFTPDERTLFFLRTAEGSRAVSLHAFDTATGQTREHLTAESLLQRAQEGLTAEAKLRVEPARASPRGLSSYALSEDGEKLLVGMSGKQYVVTRATGKVTELKTGTGAMDVRFSPDATQVAYVRGHDVYRLDLATNTERAVTKGGTEGRSHGTPEFIAAAEMMRFSGYWWSPDGKSLAYTESDTSGVEKLIVPDALNPEREEQRLAYPRAGKPNAQVRLGIIPVTGGKTTWVQWDAGKYPYLATVRWPAKGPLTVLVQNRAQTEELLLAVDPRTGRTRTLLVEKDDAWLTLHQTFPQWLADGSGFLWYTERNGAGELELRDATGKLVRSLVPPDAGFYDLVGYVEQDGTVYFSGGPASEERYVWRLSPGGKPTRVTTERPALEQAKLSQRGGFLALSAEGPRRMKNTTVLKADGTRVGELPSLAKEPTLQPRVEVRHVGKERYPTSLVRPRDAKPGVKLPVIVDIYGGPGMAMVSQSMTQHFTDQWLADQGFIVVKLDGRGVSPTADAKLRKPKYDWPRRILDEQVAALRALAAEVPELDLSRVGITGASNGGYMSALAVLTHPEVFKAAVAVSAVTDWRDYDSHLTERFFGLPEEQPQAYEQASLLTHVKADKPMGKLLVVHGTADDNVLFSQALKLSDALFRAGQPHELIPLSGMGHRVSDPALAERLWEETARYFHQHL